The following proteins are encoded in a genomic region of Ovis canadensis isolate MfBH-ARS-UI-01 breed Bighorn chromosome 12, ARS-UI_OviCan_v2, whole genome shotgun sequence:
- the LOC138416287 gene encoding ankyrin repeat domain-containing protein 26-like — MYQNEQGNVNEYLGKQESLEERLSQLQSENMLLREQLDDARNRAGSQEKMVISIQDQCQQIVRKLHSEREKLSLMLEERNKELVNRWNHAERMPQYKNEKAEREAVVKHLQQELSDTFKKQSALEASLNVVSCHCAKLEVETWDLKSNLHQLTSQLQETQNQHTEAVRCAEKTQDHIQKLEIENAELQTTVKKQAGKIEQLQKNLLSIRSGLGYYLLPPYGFRGSAASPLCFCCRAF; from the exons ATGTATCAGAACGAACAAGGCAACGTGAATGAATACCTTGGAAAGCAGGAATCCTTAGAGGAGAGATTATCTCAGCTCCAGAGTGAAAACATGTTGCTCCGAGAGCAACTGGACGATGCACGAAACAGAGCCGGCAGTCAAGAGAAGATGGTCATTAGCATCCAAGACCAGTGTCAGCAGATCGTGAGAAAACTTCATTCTGAACGTGAGAAACTAAGTCTGATGCTGGAGGAAAGAAACAAGGAGTTGGTCAACAGATGGAATCATGCTGAGAGAATGCCTCAgtataaaaatgagaaagcagaaagagaa GCAGTTGTGAAACACCTTCAACAAGAACTGTCTGACACCTTCAAAAAGCAGTCTGCGTTGGAGGCATCCCTGAACGTCGTGTCATGTCACTGTGCCAAGTTAGAAGTTGAGACATGGGATTTAAAGAGCAACTTACATCAACTCACAAGTCAG ttgCAAGAAACACAGAATCAACATACAGAGGCCGTGAGATGTGCTGAAAAAACACAGGATCACATCCAAAA GCTTGAAATTGAAAATGCCGAGTTACAAACTACAGTCAAAAAGCAAGCGGGCAAAATCGAGCAGCTTCAGAAAAACCTGTTAAGTATAAGATCG GGTTTGGGTTACTATCTCCTGCCTCCCTACGGCTTCCGGGGCTCAGCGGCGTCTCCGCTGTGCTTCTGTTGCCGCGCCTTTTGA